AGGTGAGGGCCGCCACGAACCGGCCCCAGAGGTCGCCCGATGCATGAGTTGCGTACAACGGTGGACATCCAGGCATCGCCCAATCAGGTATGGGCGATCCTCACGGATTTCGCGACCTATCCCGAGTGGAATCCCTTCATCCGCGCGGTGCGCGGCGAGCCGATCGCCGGCCGTTCGCTGAATGTGAGCGTGGTGAGCGGCGCGGCCAAGCGTACCCGCAGCTACTGGCCGCGCGTGCTCAGCTCCGAAGCGCCGCGCGAGTTGCGCTGGCAACAGCGCATGATGTTTGGCGGCTTGCTTGAGGGCGAACATCGATTCAAGTTGGTGCAGCGTTCTGACGGCAGCACCCGCCTCGTCCATAGTGAGTGCTTCACCGGGCTGCTGGTGCCCTTGCTGCGCGACCGCATCGAGCGCGAGGCGCGCCCCGGCTTCGAGGCCATGAACGAAGCCCTGCGTTTGCGCGCCGAAGCCATGCGCTGACGCCGATCCCGTCGAGCGGGTTTCCAACGGCGCGCTTGATGCCGATTGCGGAAACTCGACCTGGATCAAAAAAAACATTGATGACCCCATTGGCAAAGCTAGAAATCTCGATTAGGGTTCACCCTAGTCAGGGATAACCCTAGGGTTCCCGAAAGAGATCCAAAGCCTTCACCCCCGGTCGCTTAGCGACCGGGCCAGAAGAGATGGCGGGCAAATGCCCGCGAGAGCCACTACAAAGGAGACTTCAATGAAATCCAGCCCGATGCGTCGTGCCCTGCTTGCCGCTTTTGCCGTTGGTACCGCCCTCATGGCCGCTCCGGCGTTCGCCGACAAGGCCAACCCGAAGATTGGTTTCTCGATCGATGACCTGCGTGTCGAGCGCTGGGCCCGCGACCGTGACTACTTCGTTGAAGCCGCCAAGACCCTGGGCGCTACCGTCAGCGTGCAATCGGCCGATGCCAACGAGCAGCGCCAGATCTCGCAGATCGAGAACCTGATCGCTCAGAAGGTAGACGTGATCGTGATCGTGCCCTTCAACTCGAAGGTGCTGACCAACGTCATCAAGGAAGCCAAGAAGGCCGGTATCGCAGTCGTGTCGTATGACCGCCTGATCCTGAACGCCGATGTCGACGCATACATTTCGTTCGACAACGAGCGCGTCGGCCAGCTGCAAGCCGAAATGATCGTCAAGGCCCAGCCGAAGGGCAACTTCTTCCTGCTCGGCGGTTCGCCGACCGACAACAACGCCAAGCTGCTGCGCGAAGGCCAGCTGAAGGTCCTCAAGCCAAGCATCGACAAGGGCGACATCAAGATCGTCGGCCAGCAGTGGGTGAAGGAATGGAACCCGTCTGAAGCGCTGTCGATCGTCGAGAACGCGCTGACCGCGAACAAGAACAAGATCGACGCCATCGTCGCTTCGAACGACGGCACCGCCGGCGGCGCAATCCAGGCCCTGGCTGCCCAGAACCTGGCTGGCAAGGTTGCCGTGTCGGGTCAGGATGCTGACCTGGCCGCTTGCAAGCGCGTCATCGCTGGCACGCAGACCGGTACGGTCTACAAGCCGCTCAAGCTGATCGCTTCCGAAGCCGCCAAGCTGTCGGTGCAACTCGCCAAGGGTGAGAAGCCGGCCTACAACAACGCGCTCGATAATGGTGCCAAGAAGGTCGACTCGCTGCTCCTGACGCCGACCATCATCACCAAGGCCAACATCGACACGCTGGTGAAGGACAACTTCTACACCGCCAAGCAACTCGGCCTGTAAGTCAGCAGCACCGGCCTCCTTCCGCTCCGGTGCGGAAGGGGCGCCGGCCCCCGGCGGGTGCAGCACCCCCTTCCCGCTGCATCCGCCCCCAACTTTCGAAAGAAGGAACAGACATGTCCGAATACCTGCTGGACATGCGAGGCATCGTCAAGGAGTTCAGTGGCGTCAAGGCACTCGACGGGATCGACCTGAAGGTGCGCGCTGGTGAATGTGTGGGTTTGTGCGGCGAGAACGGTGCCGGCAAGTCCACGTTGATGAAGGTGCTCTCCGCGGTGTACCCACATGGAACCTGGGAGGGGCAGATCTTCTGGGAAGGCAAGGAACTTACCGCCCGAACCATCCGCGAAACCGAAGATGCCGGCATCGTCATCATCCACCAGGAACTGATGCTCGTCCCGCAGCTGTCGGTCGCCGAAAACATCTTCATGGGCAACGAGATCACCTTGCCCGGCGGTCGCATGAACTATGCGGCGATGTACCAGCGCGCCGAAGCACTGATGCATGAACTGAAGATGCCGGATATCAATGTCGCGCTGCCGGTACTTAACTACGGCGGCGGACACCAGCAACTGATCGAGATCGCCAAGGCGCTGAACAAGAAGGCCAAGCTGCTGATTCTCGATGAACCGACATCCTCGCTGACCAAGTCCGAAACCCAGATCCTGCTCAACATCATCAAGGATCTGAAGAAGAAGGGCGTGGCCTGCGTGATGATCAGCCACAAGCTCGACGAGATTGCCGAGGTCTGCGACACGATTTCCGTGATCCGCGACGGCACCCACGTCGGCACCCGGCCGATGTCCGAGATGGACACCAACGAGATCATCACGATGATGGTCGGCCGCGAAATCAAGAACCTTTTCCCGCGCGAAGAACACCCGATCGGTGAGGTGATCTTCGAAGCGAAGAACGTCACCTGTTACGACGTGAACAACCCGAAGCGCAAGCGGGTGGATAACGTTTCCTTCCAGCTGCGCAAAGGCGAGATCCTTGGGGTTGCCGGTCTCGTTGGTGCCGGGCGTACCGAACTCGCGATGGCGATCTTCGGTTGCTACGCCGGCCACCACTCGCTGGAGATGACGCTGGAAGGCAAGCCGCTTCACGTCCATACGCCGAAGGACGCGGTCGAGCAGGGCATCTGCATGGTGCCGGAAGACCGCAAACGCCACGGCATCGTGCCGCTGATGGGCGTGGGGCACAACATCACGCTGTCCACGCTTCCGAGCTACGCGCACTTCGGTCGTGTCGACGCGGAAGCCGAGATGCACACGATCCAGCAGTCGATCGCCCGCATGCGCATCAAGACCGCAACCCCGCTGCTGCAGATTCGCGGCCTGTCAGGCGGCAATCAGCAGAAGGCGGTGGTGTCGAAGATGCTGCTGCCCAGCCCGAAGGTGCTGATCCTCGACGAGCCGACGCGCGGCGTCGACGTGGGCGCCAAGTACGAGATCTACAAGCTGATGTTCGAACTGGTAAAGCAGGGCCTGTCGATCATCATGATCAGCTCCGAATTGCCCGAAGTGCTGGGCATCAGCGACCGGGTACTGGTGATGGGAGAAGGCAAGCTGCGCGGCGACTTCGTCAATCAGGGCCTGACGCAGGAACAGGTGCTGACCGCGGCGCTGGGCCAGTCCGATCAACCGATTGCGGCGTGATCCGCGAGACCACCACAAGAACATACAGAGGCACACCAAAATGAGTTCCGTTGCCAAAAACATCAAGACGCTCTTCGGACAGTACAAAGTCCTGGCGCTCGGGATCGCGATCGTCCTGATATGGTCCTTCTTCGGTTACATGACGATGACGGACGATGGCTCGTCCTTCCTCACGTCGCGTAACTTCTCGAACCTGCTGCGGCAGATGGCGATCACCGGCATGCTTGCTTCGGGCATGGTCTTCGTCATCATCGCCGGCGAAATCGACCTGTCGGTCGGCTCGCTGCTCGGCTTGCTGGGCGGCCTCGCTGCGGTGCTGGATGCGACCTACAAGGTGCCGGTCGCGGGCACCATCGCAATCGTCTGCTTTGGCGGTGTGCTGGCCGGCCTGATCAACGGTTACTGGGTGTCCTACCTGCGTGTGCCGTCCTTCATCGTCGGTCTTGCGGGCATGCTTGCCTTCCGCGGCGTCCTGGTCGGCCTGACCCAGGGTTCCACCGTGCCGGTCGAATCCGCCGGGCTGATCGCGATCGGGCAGGCCTACCTGCCGGCCAACATCGGCTACATCCTGGCGCTGGCGCTGTTTGCGCTGCTCGTCTTCATCAGCCTGCGTACCCGCGCCAACCGCGCCAAGTACAACCTGACGATTGCGCCGATGTGGCAGGACGCGCTCAAGCTGGGCCTCACCGGCGCACTGATCTTCGGTTTCGTGCATACGCTGGAGTCCTACCAGGGCGTGCCGGTGCCGGTGCTGGTGCTGCTGGTCATTGCCGGCGCGTTCAGCTTCATGGCCAACAGCACGGTGTTCGGCCGCCGCATCTACGCGATTGGTTCCAACCTTGAAGCGACGCGCCTCTCCGGTGTGAACGTGCAGTTCGTCAAGATGACGATCTTCGGCATCATGGGCCTGATGTGCGCCTTCGCCGGCCTGACCACCACCGCGCGGCTCGCTTCCGGTTCGCCGTCCGCGGGGAACATGGGCGAACTTGACGCGATCGCCTCCTGCTTCATCGGTGGCACCTCGATGCGCGGCGGCGCCGGTACGGTGTCGGGCGCGATGATCGGTGCGCTGATCATGACCAGCCTCGACAACGGCATGTCGATGCTTGGCGTGGAAACCTTCTGGCAGATGATCGTCAAGGGCAGCATCCTGCTGCTGGCGGTCTGGGTCGATGTGATGTCGGGCTCCAACGAGCGCTGAGCGCTCGCGGGTAGTCGGCCTCCCCGGTCACCTCCGGGATGCCTTGCGGGGGCGCGAAAGCGCCCCCTTTTTGCTTGATGCGGCTCACGCCCCGGCCCGGCGCACTCGCCTACAATGCCGGGTTTGAATCGCCGGAAGCTGCAGCATGACCCCGTTCGAATTGACTCCCGATCTCCTGTTTGGCCACCGTGACATGGACACCACCCACGAAGACTTCGTGTGGGCGGTGAATGCCTTGCGTGTCGCCGACGACGACACCATGGGCGTCGCGCTCGACGCCCTGATCGCGCACTGCGAATCGCACTTCGCGCAGGAGAACGCCTGGGCCGCCGCGATCGGCTTTCCCGGCTGCCATGCCAATGAGCATGAACGGGTGCTGGCGGTGATGCGTGCGGTGCGTGTCGAACTCGACAAGGGCGATCACGGACTTGGGCGCCGCCTGGCCGAGGAGTTGCCGGTCTGGTTCAAGCACCACGCCGCGAGCATGGACGCCGCGCTGGCCGCGATGCTGAAGAATGGCCTCACCATGGCCGACATCGACAAGGCGCCGATCGCCTCGCCCTGCGGTGGCTCGCACGCCTGCAAGAATCACGATCACCATGATGACGAGCACGACCACGCCTGCCATGGCGAGGCGGAAGCCGCCGCCGAAGGCTGCGGCGGCGGTTGCGGCGGGCACTGAATCCGGCGCGACAGGTTCCCGCCAACAAAGCGCTGCGGGCCTGCAACAGTAGTGCGACAATCGCGGCGCTCCTACCGGAGCGCCGCCTTCATTTCCGGCCTATCCGGCCCCAACACGACAGAAAAAAGAATCCATGTCCACGATCGTCCATCCGGCTGTCCCCGACGCAGACGAGTTCGAGCGCCATCCGCCCGGCCTCAAGGTCATCTTCTTCACCGAAATGTGGGAGCGCTTCTCCTACTACGGCATGCGGGCGCTGCTCGTGCTGTATCTGGTCAACGCCCTGCATTACGACCGCAAGGACGCGCTCGAGCTGTACGGCATCTATACCGGACTGGTCTACCTCACGCCCTTGCTCGGCGGCTACCTCGCCGACAAGTACCTTGGCCTGCGCCAGGGTGCGGTGATCGGTGGCCTGATCATGATGCTGGGCCACTTTGCGATGGCCTTCGAACCGCTGCTGCATCTCGCGCTCGGCCTGCTGATCCTGGGTAACGGCTTCTTCAAGCCCAACACCTCGACCATGGTGGGGCAGTTGTATCGCGAGCACGACCCTCGCCGCGACGGCGGTTACACGATTTTCTACATGGGCATCAACCTCGGCGCCTTCTTCTCGCCGCTGGTGGCGGGCACCTTGGGCGAGAAGCTGGGTTGGCACTGGGGCTTTGCCTCTGCTGGCGTCGGCATGGCGATTGGCGTGTTCACGCTGCTGCGCTGGCAGGGCCTGCTGGGTAACGCCGGCCTGCGCGCCGGACAGACCTGCATCGACCGCCGTGACTGGGTGCGCATCCTTGCCTTCACTGCCGCTGCGATCCCGACCGTGCTCGGTACGATCGCGCTGTGGGGTGCAGTTTCCGGCGTAATCGCACCGTTGCCGCTGCTGGTGAAGCTCTTGCTGGGCTTTGCCGTCATCGGCGCCGCGCTGTGGATCCCGACCCGCTTCGGCTCCGTTGATCCGGATGCGAAGCCGCTCACCCGCGCAGACTGGGATGCGATCCTCGCCATCTGCATCGTCTGCTTCTTCGTCATCTTTTTCTGGATGGGCTTCGAGCAGGCCGGCGGCACGATGAACCTGTTCGCCGATCAGCAGACCGACCGCCACGCCTTTGGTTTCGAGATTCCGGCGTCGTGGTTCCAGTCGATCAATCCACTGGTGATCGTGCTGCTGGCGCCGGCCTTTTCCGCCTTGTGGACGCGGCTGGATCGCACCCGTTTTGCCTTGTCGGTCAGCGCGAAACAGGCGCTTGGCATGGTCGTGCTGGGGCTGGGGTTCATCGTGCTGGCCATCGCGCAGGGTCGCGCCGAGAAATTCGGCAGCGTTGGCCCGCACTGGCTGTTCATCGTCTACTTCCTGCACACCATCGGCGAGTTGATGCTCTCACCGGTCGGTCTGTCAATGGTCTCGAAGCTCGCGCCAGCGCGATTTGCCGGCCTGTTGATGGGGGTCTGGATGCTCAGTTCGGCGGTGGCGAATTACCTCTCCGGTACGCTTGAAGCGATGCTTGCCGGCAGCGGCGTGCCGCTCTACTGGTTCCTGGTCGGCTCATCGGTCGGTGCTGGCCTCGTGTTGCTCGCGCTGACGCCGATGCTCAAGAAGCTGATGCACGGCCGCGACTGAACGTTCGCGCCGGGCAGGCCGCAGGGCGGGTCGCGCAAGTGGCCCGCCCTTGTCGTTTGCGGGCGGTGCTCGCCGTGCCGCGCGTCATCCCCTATAGTCCGCAGGGCGGATCGCGAAACAAGGAGAGATGGGGATGTCGACGTCGCTGCAACTGATGATCGTGCTGGTCCTGATCGTATTCAGCGCGTTCTTCTCGATTTCGGAAATCTCTCTGGCCAGCGCCCGCCGCATCAAGCTGCAGGCCATGCTCGACAACGGCGAGGCCCGTGCGGCGCAAGTCATGGGCCTGCAGGAGCAACCGGGCTACTTCTTCACCGTGGTGCAGGTGGGGCTCAATACGGTGGCCATCCTCGGCGGCATGGTCGGCGAGGGCGCACTGTCTCCCACCTTCACGCGGCTGGTGCAGTTGACCGGGGCGGGGGCAGACATGTCCGCGTCGCTCGGCTTCCTGCTCTCGTTCGTGGCGATCACCGCGGCCTTCATCCAGTTTGCCGATCTGATTCCCAAGCGCATTGCGATGGCCGAGCCGGAGCAGTGGGCGATACGCATCGTGCGCCCGATGCGCGTGCTGACGGTGCTGATGGCGCCGCTGGTGCTGGTCTTCAATGGTGTCGCCAACCTCTTCTTCCATCTGACTGGCTTGCCCGCGGCGCGGGAAGACCGTGTCACCACCGACGATATCGTTGCGATGGTTGATGCGGGGGCCGATTCGGGTGCCCTGCAGGGCAATGAGCATCAGCTGATCGGCAACGTGCTGGGTTTCGGCGAACGCCCGGTTGCCGCTGCGATGACGCCGCGCGACAGCGTGGTCTTTCTCGACATCACCGAAGACGCCGCGACGTTGCGCGAGAAGCTGATGACAGGCCGCGCCGAAGACTTTCTCGTCTGCCGAGAGCGCATCGACGATGTGATCGGTTTTCTTGAACTGCGCGACCTGATGCCGGTGCTCGCCGCCGGTGACATCGACAACCTGCCGGCGGTGCTGTCGAAGCTGGAGCTGCGCAAGCCACTGGTGGTGCCCGACGCGCTGAACCTTGCCGACATGCTCGAACGCTTCAAGGATGCGCGCAACGACTTCGCCGTGGTGGTCAATGAGTACGCGCTGGTGGTCGGTACCGTGACGCTGGACGATCTGGTGCACTGCCTGATGGACCACATCGTCGTGCCGCAGTACGACCAGCAGATCGTGCAGCGTGGCCCAGGGTCGTGGCTGGTCGATGGCATGACACCGATCGGCGATGTGAAGGGGCTGATCGATGTCGAGTACGCGCCGGGCGAAGAGGGCTACGACACCGCCGCCGGATTCATGATGTACATGATGAAGCGCATCCCCAAACGCGCTGAAGGCTTCGAGTTCGCCGGCCACCGCTTCGAGGCGGTCGATATCGACAATTTCAAGATCGACCAGGTCATGGTGACCCGGATCGAGTGAGGAGCGCGCCATGGCTGCCACCGCACTGTTGATCGCAACCCGCAAGGGACTCTGGATTCTGCATGGCAACGCCGCGCGCACAGACTGGCGCCTTGAAGGGCCGCACTTCCTCGGCAACGTGATTCACCATGCACGGCTCGACCCGCGCGATGGTCGCACCCTGGTGGTGGCGGCACGCACCGGCCACCTCGGCCCGACGGTGTTCCGCTCGGCCGACGGTGGTGCGAGCTGGCAGGAGGCCGAGACACCGCCGGCTTTCCCGAAAGCCGAAGGCGGTCGGGTGGTTGAGCATGTGTTCTGGCTCACGCCCGGCCATGCCAGCGAGCCCGGCACCTGGTATGCCGGTACCAGTCCGCAAGGCCTCTTCGTTTCGAGTGACGGTGGCCTCCACTGGGCCAGTGTCGAGGGTTTCAACGCGCACCCCGACCGACGCGCATGGTGCGGCGATGACAAGGACCAGACGCCGGATGGCGGCAAGCTGCACTCGGTGCTGGTTGACCCGCGAGACCCCGCACACCTGTTCGTATCGATGTCGAGCGGCGGCACCTTCGAGTCACGCGCCGGCGGCGCTGACTGGACGCCAATCAACCAGGGCGTGCGCGCCGAGTTCTACCCTGATCCTTATCCGGTGTTCGGTCAGGACCCGCACTGCGTGCGCATGCACCCGGCGCGCCCGAGTCGGCTCTATCAGCAGAACCACTGCGGCCTTTTCCGCCGCGACGAAGCCGACGGCAAGTGGGTCGACATCGGCGCCCACATTCCGCAGGACGGCGTGCGCCGCGATATCGGCTTCGGCGTCGTGATACACGCGCACCAGCCCGACACGATCTGGACCTTCCCGATGGATGCCGGCAGCGTCTGGCCGCGGGTGTCGCCAGAGGGCAAGCCTTGCGTGCTGCGATCACGGGATGGCGGTGACAGCTGGCAGAAGTGCACGGCCGGGCTGCCTGCCGAACAGGCCTGGTTCACGGTGTTGCGCCAAGCGCTGGCGGTGGATGGTGAGCGCACGGCAGGGGTCTATTTCGGTACCACCGGCGGTGAGGTCTGGGCGAGCACCGACGAGGGCGAGAACTGGCGCTGCATCGCACGCCATCTGCCGGAGATCTACGCAGTCGAGGCGGTGCAGTTCGCATGAGGGTGGCGGTTCGCCTGCCCACGCATCTGCACCAGTACAGCGGCGGGCTCGCCGACGTTCAGGTCGACTGCGCCGCGCCGGCCACGCTGGGCGATGTGCTGGCCGCGCTCGATGCGCGCTGGCCCGGCGTGCGACATCGCGTGATCGACGAACAGGATGGCATCCGCCGCCACATCCGCATCTTTGTTGGCAACGCCGCAGTGCCCGGGATCGCTGCGCCAGTGCGCGATGGCGACGAGGTGATGATCGTTGCCGCGCTTTCCGGCGGCTGACGGCCCCAGGTTCTGGCGCGTGTTACTCAGCGCGTTCTGCAACTGACGATCAGAGGTTTGCCCGCGGGTGGGTTGCGCAGTGCCGAGCACTCGTTGGCAGGTGGATAGATCATGCGGTAGATGCGCCGCTCGGTGCCTTCGTAGCGGCAGGCGATGATTTTCGGCCCCGGCAGATACCACACGATGCGCTTGCTGCCGCTGCCACGCTCTTCCTGCAGTTGCGGCGTCTTGGTCGGATCGCCGACGTACACTTCGGCACCGGCCAGCGCGGCGGGTGTGGTCGGAATATCGGCAGTGCCCGGGGCGGCATCTGCCGGCGCGAAGGTCGAAAAGCCGCCGTCGAGCTTGAGCGAAGCGTCGAACGCCGGCGGGCACTTCACTTCGACATAACGTTGTGCGATAGCGGTCGGGCTCAAGCAGAGCGCCGACAGCACGAGCAGGTAGCGCATGGCAATTCCGTTCGCGAACTGGATGTCTTCAGCGTAGCGCAGGCTGCGCGTTGCGCCAGCGTGCTGATGGCGGCGATCAGTTGCGCCCGAGCATCGCCCGCAGGTTTGCGAGCTTGGCCTTGGCGTCTTCCTTTGAGACGACCGCGTTCTTGTCCGGCCGTTTCACGCTCTCGGCGCCCAGTTCCTCGATGAAGCGCGAGGGCTCCACCGTGTGCCATTCGCCGGCTGCCTTGCGGCGGTCGCAGTAGGTGATCGTCAGGCTGCGTTGCGCGCGCGTGACGCCGACATACATCAGGCGGCGCTCTTCCTCGACCTTGTCCTCGTCAATGCTGCTCTGGTGCGGCAGCAGGCCTTCCTCGACGCCGATCAGGAACACATGCGGCCACTCCAGGCCCTTGCTCGCATGCAGCGTGGCGAGCTGGACGCCGTCGAAATCTTCGTCTTCCTTGTCGAGCATCGAGATCAGCGCGATCGTCTGCGTCAGCTCGATCAGGTTCTTCTTGTCTTCCTCGCCCTTGCGACCGAGCCAGCCGACAAAGTCGGAGACGTTGCTCCACTTGGTTTCCGCCTCGCGCTGCTCGCAGTGCTCGTAAAGCCAGGCCTCGTAGCCGATCGCGCGGATCAGGTCATCGAGCACCTGTTTGGCTGGCTCGCGCTGGGCGCGGTATTCGATCTTGTTGATGAAGTTGCCGAATTCGCGCACCGCTTCGAGCTGGCGATGCGGCACATGCTGCTCCGCGCCTTCCTCGAAGGCGGCTGCGAAAAGGCTGATGTGGCGCTTGCCGGCGTAGTTGCCCAGCGCTTCGAGCGTCGCGGGCCCGATGCCGCGACGCGGCGTGGTCATCGAACGGATGAAGGCCAGATCGTCGTCAGGGTTCAACAGCAGACGCAGGTAAGACGTGATGTCCTTGATCTCGGCGCGATCGAAGAAGCTCTGCCCGCCCGAGATCACATAGGGCACCTTGAAGTTGCGCAGCGCCTGTTCGATCACCCGCGCCTGGTGATTGCCGCGGTAAAGGATCGCGTAGTCGCGCCAGTGGGTGCGCGATTCGAACTTGTGCGCCTGCATGCGCTTGAGCACCACCTCGGCTTCCGCTTCGGCGTCGCGGGTCGCAACGATGTGGATCGGGTCGCCGATGCCGTGCTCGGACCACAGCCGCTTGTCGAACATCTTCTCGTTGTTTGCGATCAGCGTGTTCGCGGCGGTGAGGATGCGGTTGGTGGAGCGGTAGTTCTGTTCGAGCTTGATGACCCGCAAGCTGGGGTAGTCGCGCGCGAGCTGGTTCAGGTTCTCGACGTCGGCGCCACGCCAGGCATAGATCGCCTGATCATCGTCGCCGACCGCGGTGAAGGCGCCGCGCACACCGGCGATCTGGCGCAGCAGCTTGTACTGCGCGCGGTTGGTGTCCTGGTATTCGTCGACCAGCAGGTAACGCAGCTTGTTCTGCCAGCGCTCGCGGGCGTCCGGGTGCTCGTCGAAAAGACGCGCCGGCAGCGCGATCAGGTCATCGAAATCCACCGCCTGATAGGCACGCAGGGTCTTCTCATAGGCGGGGTAAAGCTTTGCTGCCGCCGCTTCGATCTCATCGCTGGCGAGCTTCTCGGCGTCTTGCGGCGTGATCAGCGCGTTCTTCCAGCCCGAGATGGTCCAGTGGATCGCCTTGAGCATCGCCTTGTCGGCGTTGGTCGCGAGGTCCGAGACAATCTGCGCCGTATCGGATGAGTCGAGGATGGAGAACTGCGGCTTGAGACCGGCGAGCTTGGCCTCTTGCCGCACGATCCGCACGCCTAGGGCATGGAAGGTACATACCGTCAGCTGGCTCGCCGCGCGGCTGTCGATCAGCTTGCCGATGCGCTCCTGCATTTCCTTCGCCGCCTTGTTGGTAAAGGTGATCGCGGCGATGTTGCGCGGGTCCATGCCGCAGGTCTGCACAAGATGCGCGATCTTGGCGGTGATGACGCGCGTCTTGCCTGAGCCGGCGCCGGCCAGCACGAGACAGGGACCATCAAGGTATTTCGCCGCCTCGCGTTGCGGGGCGTTGAGGGTAGACAGCATCGGGATCGGAACCGCAGGCGTGGAGGCCGGATTCTACCGGACGGTGGCGTGCCGCCCGGGCGACTACCGTCTCGCCAGCAGTTCCCGGCCCAGAAAGGCCCTGACCGCTTCTGTGACACGGTTCACGTCCTCGCTGCGGGCGAGGCCGTGTCCCTCGCCGGGGAGCTCCAGCAGATCACAACGGGCGCCAAGTTCGCGATAACGCGCGCAGGCGCGCTGTGACTGGATGGGTGGCACGAGGCGGTCGTCCAGTCCATGCACCAGCAAGACCGGTGCGCTGTCGGCCGCGATGCGGAAATAGGGCGAGGCGTCGCGGGCACCCGGGCGCCCGGGCCCGAGCAGGCTTTCGAGCATGCCGCGCGCGTCCGGCAGCAGGCTGTCATCCGGCTGCGTCAGGTCCCAGGGGCCCCACA
This region of Niveibacterium umoris genomic DNA includes:
- a CDS encoding MoaD/ThiS family protein, with protein sequence MRVAVRLPTHLHQYSGGLADVQVDCAAPATLGDVLAALDARWPGVRHRVIDEQDGIRRHIRIFVGNAAVPGIAAPVRDGDEVMIVAALSGG
- a CDS encoding STY0301 family protein, producing the protein MRYLLVLSALCLSPTAIAQRYVEVKCPPAFDASLKLDGGFSTFAPADAAPGTADIPTTPAALAGAEVYVGDPTKTPQLQEERGSGSKRIVWYLPGPKIIACRYEGTERRIYRMIYPPANECSALRNPPAGKPLIVSCRTR
- a CDS encoding UvrD-helicase domain-containing protein, producing the protein MLSTLNAPQREAAKYLDGPCLVLAGAGSGKTRVITAKIAHLVQTCGMDPRNIAAITFTNKAAKEMQERIGKLIDSRAASQLTVCTFHALGVRIVRQEAKLAGLKPQFSILDSSDTAQIVSDLATNADKAMLKAIHWTISGWKNALITPQDAEKLASDEIEAAAAKLYPAYEKTLRAYQAVDFDDLIALPARLFDEHPDARERWQNKLRYLLVDEYQDTNRAQYKLLRQIAGVRGAFTAVGDDDQAIYAWRGADVENLNQLARDYPSLRVIKLEQNYRSTNRILTAANTLIANNEKMFDKRLWSEHGIGDPIHIVATRDAEAEAEVVLKRMQAHKFESRTHWRDYAILYRGNHQARVIEQALRNFKVPYVISGGQSFFDRAEIKDITSYLRLLLNPDDDLAFIRSMTTPRRGIGPATLEALGNYAGKRHISLFAAAFEEGAEQHVPHRQLEAVREFGNFINKIEYRAQREPAKQVLDDLIRAIGYEAWLYEHCEQREAETKWSNVSDFVGWLGRKGEEDKKNLIELTQTIALISMLDKEDEDFDGVQLATLHASKGLEWPHVFLIGVEEGLLPHQSSIDEDKVEEERRLMYVGVTRAQRSLTITYCDRRKAAGEWHTVEPSRFIEELGAESVKRPDKNAVVSKEDAKAKLANLRAMLGRN